The following proteins are co-located in the Pyrobaculum calidifontis JCM 11548 genome:
- a CDS encoding ATP-dependent glucokinase — protein MAKYLGIDVGATWTRAILVDEGGSVLSRAKIRTGVSPVAEIAEVVAGWDFDAVGVGSIGPMDLKTGVVVNSPNSPSRRFPLVEPLKKFKRPVVVANDCVAAVWGEYVFKYHVDNMAYLTLSTGVGVGAIVNGVLLLGKDGNAHELGHAVIDFKSPRRCGCGGLGHFEAFVGGANMPSFYQEVAGEGPLLPEEIFKRAREGYRKAVEFLDVWLDALAAGVATILAAYDPELLIVGGSIALNNWDIVGRELPKRLVKYLGVRGAEIRPASFGDDEVAIGAAALAYKTPETLKKFGYPR, from the coding sequence ATGGCGAAGTACTTGGGGATAGATGTGGGGGCGACGTGGACTAGGGCCATTTTAGTTGATGAGGGCGGCTCCGTTCTGTCAAGGGCGAAGATTAGGACTGGCGTGAGCCCCGTTGCTGAAATCGCCGAGGTTGTCGCTGGTTGGGATTTCGACGCGGTGGGGGTGGGGTCCATTGGCCCAATGGATCTCAAAACGGGGGTGGTCGTAAATTCTCCGAACTCTCCCTCTAGGCGGTTTCCACTTGTGGAGCCTCTGAAGAAGTTCAAAAGGCCTGTGGTAGTTGCTAACGACTGCGTGGCGGCGGTGTGGGGCGAGTACGTGTTTAAATACCACGTGGACAACATGGCGTACTTGACTTTGTCCACTGGCGTTGGGGTTGGGGCAATTGTAAACGGAGTCTTGCTGTTGGGCAAAGACGGCAACGCCCACGAGCTCGGCCACGCCGTGATAGACTTCAAGTCGCCTAGGCGGTGCGGTTGCGGCGGCCTCGGCCATTTTGAGGCCTTCGTCGGCGGCGCCAACATGCCCAGCTTCTACCAAGAGGTCGCCGGGGAAGGGCCCCTCCTGCCTGAGGAGATATTTAAGCGGGCTAGAGAGGGCTACCGCAAGGCAGTGGAGTTCTTAGACGTGTGGTTGGACGCACTTGCGGCGGGGGTAGCCACCATCCTTGCAGCATATGACCCAGAGCTTTTGATAGTGGGGGGATCTATAGCCTTGAACAACTGGGACATTGTGGGCCGGGAGTTGCCCAAGAGGCTTGTAAAATACCTGGGCGTAAGAGGGGCGGAGATTAGGCCGGCGTCTTTTGGTGACGACGAGGTGGCCATCGGGGCCGCCGCTCTGGCGTATAAGACGCCTGAGACATTGAAGAAGTTTGGGTATCCCCGATAG
- a CDS encoding Glu/Leu/Phe/Val family dehydrogenase encodes MSTTYIVSDFLINTLLTIKRGVELAGLPPEFYEALEKPKRILVVNIPVKMDDGKIKYFEGYRVQHNDALGPFKGGIRFHPEVTLADDIALAMLMTLKNSLAGLPYGGAKGAVRVDPRRLSRRELEELARGYARAVAPLIGEQLDIPAPDVGTDSQVMAWMVDEYSRLVGRNAPAVFTSKPPELWGNPVREYSTGFGVAVAAREVAKRLWGGIVGKTAAVQGLGNVGRWAAYWLEKMGAKVVAVSDVNGVVYRERGLDVDLIRETKAKGPQLLEMISQKNGVEIVKNPDQIFSLDVDILVPAAIENVVREDNVDGVRARLVVEGANGPTTPGAERRLYERGVVVVPDILANAGGVIMSYLEWVENLQWLFWDEEETRRRLEAIMSNNVARVYARWEKEKSWTMRDAAVVTALERIYNAMKTRGWI; translated from the coding sequence GTGAGCACAACCTACATAGTATCAGACTTCCTAATCAATACGCTACTGACAATTAAGCGAGGAGTAGAACTGGCCGGACTACCGCCAGAATTCTACGAAGCACTAGAAAAGCCAAAGAGAATACTAGTGGTAAACATACCGGTGAAAATGGACGACGGAAAGATAAAGTACTTTGAGGGCTACCGTGTTCAGCATAATGATGCTCTTGGTCCTTTTAAGGGTGGTATTCGTTTTCATCCGGAGGTGACTTTGGCTGATGATATTGCTCTTGCCATGCTTATGACGCTTAAGAATAGCCTCGCGGGCCTGCCCTACGGCGGGGCTAAGGGGGCTGTGAGAGTGGACCCGCGGAGGCTCTCTAGGCGGGAGCTTGAGGAGTTGGCTAGGGGCTACGCGCGGGCCGTGGCGCCTCTCATAGGCGAGCAGTTGGACATCCCAGCCCCAGACGTGGGGACAGACTCCCAGGTAATGGCCTGGATGGTAGACGAGTACTCAAGGCTTGTGGGAAGAAACGCCCCAGCAGTCTTTACCTCAAAGCCCCCAGAGCTCTGGGGAAACCCAGTCAGAGAATACTCCACAGGCTTCGGCGTGGCAGTAGCGGCAAGAGAAGTCGCGAAGAGGCTATGGGGAGGAATAGTGGGAAAAACCGCGGCTGTGCAAGGCTTAGGCAATGTGGGCAGATGGGCCGCCTATTGGCTTGAGAAAATGGGCGCCAAAGTCGTGGCAGTTTCGGACGTCAACGGCGTGGTATACAGAGAGAGGGGGTTAGACGTGGATCTCATTAGAGAAACAAAGGCAAAAGGCCCGCAGCTACTCGAAATGATAAGCCAGAAAAACGGCGTTGAAATTGTGAAAAACCCAGACCAGATCTTCTCCCTAGACGTGGACATCTTGGTGCCTGCCGCTATTGAGAATGTGGTTAGGGAGGACAATGTGGATGGGGTTAGGGCTAGGTTGGTGGTGGAGGGGGCTAATGGGCCCACTACCCCTGGGGCTGAGAGGAGGCTGTATGAGAGGGGGGTTGTGGTGGTGCCGGATATCTTGGCTAACGCTGGCGGCGTGATTATGTCTTATCTGGAGTGGGTGGAGAATTTGCAGTGGCTGTTTTGGGATGAGGAGGAGACTAGGAGGAGGCTTGAGGCCATAATGTCCAACAACGTGGCTAGAGTATACGCCAGGTGGGAGAAGGAGAAGAGCTGGACCATGAGAGACGCCGCAGTAGTCACAGCCCTAGAAAGAATATACAACGCCATGAAGACAAGGGGGTGGATCTAG